From the Desulfovibrio sp. JY genome, one window contains:
- a CDS encoding replication initiation protein, protein MIENLTPVQQRLYDFLPEKPRWGFEKQARYIAKKDDILFKANYIQLPTQKKKYVALDLDYELAGAAWMNDVLPEPTVTIINRENSYAHYLYEIDNPVMLPLLNSTIKISWKAINYFKAVQAGYQNKFEADKGFTGYLIKNPFSSKWRTWWADRVYDLDYLAEFVDLPNIYDIIENDDSIEGRHMKMFHTCRKIAYRLVKDYSDFDEYLHVLKNVCLDYYRENIMMKDGNEDFPIIEAIGIAKSMAPWIWKRRFGKNFKNFTKNKGAMKLPKPERGVDNKMQPEEATNRKSLGAYYTHENRRNNTVDKILAAKKRLIESGEEPTVKRLVKESGISKSSIYKYNHLI, encoded by the coding sequence ATGATAGAGAATTTAACACCAGTACAGCAGAGACTCTACGATTTCTTGCCTGAGAAACCCAGATGGGGCTTCGAGAAACAAGCACGATACATCGCCAAGAAAGATGATATTTTATTTAAAGCAAATTACATCCAACTCCCAACACAGAAGAAAAAATACGTCGCTCTTGATCTCGATTATGAGCTCGCAGGTGCTGCTTGGATGAATGATGTTTTACCAGAACCGACGGTGACCATCATCAACAGGGAGAATTCATACGCCCATTATCTTTACGAGATTGATAATCCAGTCATGCTGCCGCTACTCAACTCGACCATCAAAATAAGCTGGAAAGCCATCAATTATTTCAAAGCCGTTCAGGCTGGTTATCAGAACAAATTTGAAGCGGATAAAGGATTCACTGGATATCTTATCAAGAATCCATTTTCTTCAAAGTGGCGAACCTGGTGGGCAGACCGGGTCTATGACCTGGATTATCTAGCAGAGTTTGTCGATCTTCCAAATATCTATGATATTATTGAAAATGATGATTCCATTGAAGGACGCCATATGAAGATGTTCCACACGTGCAGAAAAATAGCATACCGGCTTGTCAAAGACTATTCTGACTTCGATGAATACTTGCACGTATTAAAAAATGTTTGCCTAGATTATTACAGAGAAAATATTATGATGAAAGACGGCAACGAAGACTTCCCCATTATTGAAGCCATAGGCATCGCTAAATCAATGGCCCCCTGGATATGGAAAAGGAGATTCGGCAAGAATTTTAAGAACTTCACCAAAAATAAAGGAGCGATGAAGCTTCCGAAACCAGAACGAGGTGTCGACAACAAGATGCAACCAGAAGAAGCGACGAACAGAAAATCTTTAGGAGCATATTATACCCATGAGAACAGAAGAAATAACACTGTTGATAAAATCCTAGCAGCGAAGAAACGTCTGATTGAATCTGGTGAAGAACCAACAGTAAAGAGACTGGTTAAAGAATCTGGAATATCTAAATCAAGTATCTATAAATATAATCATTTAATTTAA
- a CDS encoding helix-turn-helix domain-containing protein — MDNVQELFGKKIRTIRRNRDMTQEKLAELSGLSLQYIGEIERGRRNPSLTSVETLAAAFGIPLAELFNLDEFKLTPEDLRRILARQIEEADEERLRLFFNVAQAFFR; from the coding sequence ATGGACAATGTTCAGGAACTTTTTGGCAAGAAAATCAGGACGATTCGGCGCAACCGCGACATGACCCAGGAAAAATTGGCCGAGCTCTCCGGGTTGTCTCTCCAGTACATTGGAGAAATCGAGCGGGGCCGCCGGAACCCGTCCCTCACCAGCGTCGAAACCTTGGCAGCTGCTTTCGGCATTCCCTTGGCCGAGCTCTTCAATCTGGACGAATTCAAACTGACCCCCGAGGACCTGCGCCGCATCCTGGCCCGGCAGATCGAGGAAGCGGATGAGGAGCGGCTGCGGCTCTTCTTCAATGTCGCACAGGCCTTTTTCCGGTAG